One segment of Ricinus communis isolate WT05 ecotype wild-type chromosome 8, ASM1957865v1, whole genome shotgun sequence DNA contains the following:
- the LOC8286028 gene encoding MLO-like protein 3 isoform X2: protein MAAGRTATTAAGRNLQETPTWALATVCFIFISLSLCIEQLIHLLSHWLKKCRKNALYEAVEKLKSVLMVLGFMSLTLNVTSRYIIKICIPNKVAFKMLPCRHSETKTTKSLQERILAAEATAYSDYCTSKGMTSVISQDGMNQLNNFIFVLAVMQIVYSVLTMALGRAKMRRWETWEKETQTVEYQAATDPNRFRFTRQTTFGRRHMTSCTTTSFQLWTKCFFRQFFSSVAKVDYLTLRHGFIASSHVVFGCYLHACGCAWLACVSLGIISTIDLLVLGTKLQVVVAKMALQLQDQNNVIKGALLVQPNDNLFWFHHPKYVLTLLHYTLFMNAFELAFFVWVTFQFGITSCYHEHTEIIAVRVVLAVTVQIICSYITLPLYALVTQMGSEYKSAVLEEETAKVIRHWHAEVKQKRKKKGYSPTISLYPLSPISKTSNRTMDSPEFHSKNQLSSPNLSSYNRSPTFSEIPRFPSQTEIVPHDQEISQDMILPSTVVEIEMPNMTSTQDLQKI, encoded by the exons ATGGCAGCTGGTAGAACAGCAACTACTGCTGCAGGACGCAATCTTCAAGAAACACCCACCTGGGCTTTGGCAACAGTTTGCTTCATTTTCATCTCTCTTTCCTTGTGTATCGAGCAGTTGATCCATCTTCTTAGCCAT TGGCTCAAGAAATGTAGAAAGAATGCCCTTTATGAAGCTGTGGAGAAGCTAAAATCTG TGCTTATGGTGCTAGGATTCATGTCGCTTACACTGAACGTAACTTCAAGatatataatcaaaatctgCATACCCAACAAAGTAGCATTCAAAATGTTACCATGCCGTCACAGTGAAACAAAAACCACCAAATCATTACAAGAAAGAATTCTGGCAGCTGAGGCCACTGCATACTCAGATTACTGTACCTCTAAG GGAATGACATCTGTTATTTCACAAGATGGGATGAATCAGTTAAACAACTTCATATTTGTATTGGCAGTAATGCAAATTGTGTATAGTGTTCTTACCATGGCCTTGGGAAGGGCAAAG ATGAGGCGTTGGGAAACTTGGGAGAAAGAGACTCAGACAGTGGAATATCAAGCTGCAACTG ACCCAAATCGATTTAGATTCACAAGGCAAACCACATTTGGTCGCAGACATATGACTTCTTGCACAACAACATCTTTCCAACTTTGGACT AAATGCTTCTTCAGGCAATTCTTCAGCTCGGTGGCGAAAGTCGACTATCTCACCCTCCGCCATGGCTTCATTGCG TCCTCTCATGTGGTTTTTGGTTGTTATCTTCATGCTTGTGGATGTGCATG GTTGGCATGTGTATCTCTGGGTATCATTTCTACCATTGACT TGCTAGTTCTTGGAACAAAACTACAAGTAGTGGTGGCAAAAATGGCACTCCAACTCCAAGATCAGAATAATGTAATAAAGGGAGCATTACTTGTGCAACCAAATGACAATCTCTTTTGGTTCCATCACCCTAAATACGTCTTGACGCTTCTTCATTACACTCTGTTTATG AATGCGTTTGAGCTCGCATTCTTTGTTTGGGTTACG TTCCAATTCGGGATAACTTCTTGCTACCATGAACACACCGAAATCATTGCTGTTAGGGTGGTTTTAGC GGTGACCGTTCAAATTATCTGCAGCTACATTACTCTTCCCTTGTATGCTTTAGTAACCCAG ATGGGATCAGAATACAAGAGTGCAGTGCTAGAGGAGGAAACAGCAAAAGTAATAAGGCATTGGCATGCTGAAGTAAagcagaaaaggaaaaagaaaggataCTCTCCAACTATTAGCCTCTATCCATTATCTCCTATATCAAAAACCAGCAACAGAACCATGGATTCCCCTGAGTTCCATTCCAAGAACCAACTTAGCTCGCCAAATCTCTCTTCTTATAATAGATCACCAACTTTCTCAGAAATCCCCAGATTCCCATCTCAAACTGAGATAGTTCCACATGACCAAGAAATTAGCCAAGACATGATTCTTCCATCCACTGTTGTTGAAATAGAAATGCCTAACATGACCAGCACTCAAGACCTACAAAAGATTTAG
- the LOC8286028 gene encoding MLO-like protein 3 isoform X1, which yields MAAGRTATTAAGRNLQETPTWALATVCFIFISLSLCIEQLIHLLSHWLKKCRKNALYEAVEKLKSVLMVLGFMSLTLNVTSRYIIKICIPNKVAFKMLPCRHSETKTTKSLQERILAAEATAYSDYCTSKGMTSVISQDGMNQLNNFIFVLAVMQIVYSVLTMALGRAKMRRWETWEKETQTVEYQAATDPNRFRFTRQTTFGRRHMTSCTTTSFQLWTKCFFRQFFSSVAKVDYLTLRHGFIAAHLSNNNSFNFQKYIQRSLDDDFRAVVGISPLMWFLVVIFMLVDVHGWHVYLWVSFLPLTIVLVLGTKLQVVVAKMALQLQDQNNVIKGALLVQPNDNLFWFHHPKYVLTLLHYTLFMNAFELAFFVWVTFQFGITSCYHEHTEIIAVRVVLAVTVQIICSYITLPLYALVTQMGSEYKSAVLEEETAKVIRHWHAEVKQKRKKKGYSPTISLYPLSPISKTSNRTMDSPEFHSKNQLSSPNLSSYNRSPTFSEIPRFPSQTEIVPHDQEISQDMILPSTVVEIEMPNMTSTQDLQKI from the exons ATGGCAGCTGGTAGAACAGCAACTACTGCTGCAGGACGCAATCTTCAAGAAACACCCACCTGGGCTTTGGCAACAGTTTGCTTCATTTTCATCTCTCTTTCCTTGTGTATCGAGCAGTTGATCCATCTTCTTAGCCAT TGGCTCAAGAAATGTAGAAAGAATGCCCTTTATGAAGCTGTGGAGAAGCTAAAATCTG TGCTTATGGTGCTAGGATTCATGTCGCTTACACTGAACGTAACTTCAAGatatataatcaaaatctgCATACCCAACAAAGTAGCATTCAAAATGTTACCATGCCGTCACAGTGAAACAAAAACCACCAAATCATTACAAGAAAGAATTCTGGCAGCTGAGGCCACTGCATACTCAGATTACTGTACCTCTAAG GGAATGACATCTGTTATTTCACAAGATGGGATGAATCAGTTAAACAACTTCATATTTGTATTGGCAGTAATGCAAATTGTGTATAGTGTTCTTACCATGGCCTTGGGAAGGGCAAAG ATGAGGCGTTGGGAAACTTGGGAGAAAGAGACTCAGACAGTGGAATATCAAGCTGCAACTG ACCCAAATCGATTTAGATTCACAAGGCAAACCACATTTGGTCGCAGACATATGACTTCTTGCACAACAACATCTTTCCAACTTTGGACT AAATGCTTCTTCAGGCAATTCTTCAGCTCGGTGGCGAAAGTCGACTATCTCACCCTCCGCCATGGCTTCATTGCG GCTCACTTGTCCAAcaataattctttcaatttccAAAAGTATATACAACGTTCACTAGATGATGATTTCAGAGCTGTTGTTGGCATAAG TCCTCTCATGTGGTTTTTGGTTGTTATCTTCATGCTTGTGGATGTGCATG GTTGGCATGTGTATCTCTGGGTATCATTTCTACCATTGACT ATAGTGCTAGTTCTTGGAACAAAACTACAAGTAGTGGTGGCAAAAATGGCACTCCAACTCCAAGATCAGAATAATGTAATAAAGGGAGCATTACTTGTGCAACCAAATGACAATCTCTTTTGGTTCCATCACCCTAAATACGTCTTGACGCTTCTTCATTACACTCTGTTTATG AATGCGTTTGAGCTCGCATTCTTTGTTTGGGTTACG TTCCAATTCGGGATAACTTCTTGCTACCATGAACACACCGAAATCATTGCTGTTAGGGTGGTTTTAGC GGTGACCGTTCAAATTATCTGCAGCTACATTACTCTTCCCTTGTATGCTTTAGTAACCCAG ATGGGATCAGAATACAAGAGTGCAGTGCTAGAGGAGGAAACAGCAAAAGTAATAAGGCATTGGCATGCTGAAGTAAagcagaaaaggaaaaagaaaggataCTCTCCAACTATTAGCCTCTATCCATTATCTCCTATATCAAAAACCAGCAACAGAACCATGGATTCCCCTGAGTTCCATTCCAAGAACCAACTTAGCTCGCCAAATCTCTCTTCTTATAATAGATCACCAACTTTCTCAGAAATCCCCAGATTCCCATCTCAAACTGAGATAGTTCCACATGACCAAGAAATTAGCCAAGACATGATTCTTCCATCCACTGTTGTTGAAATAGAAATGCCTAACATGACCAGCACTCAAGACCTACAAAAGATTTAG